Within the Paenibacillus sp. AN1007 genome, the region CCGTATTTGAGACAGCTGCCGGTATACCTGCTGCTGCCATTTCATTGACCATCGCCCGGATGGGCAGGGTGGAAAATAACCCGTCGGGACTTCCCGCCGCAATGGGCTCGTCCACAGGACGCTGACCCTGATTATCCCCGTAAGATCCGGGCGGGGTGTCTTTAACATTTATCGCGATGCGCTCTGGTGTGATGGCTGTTCGGCCTTTTGCCAAGCCGCATGAGATAACAACATCCGGCTGAAAAGCCTTCATTTCTGCAATCAACAGCTCTGCACATTCATCAAAATGCACAGGCAGCAGTATTGTTTTGATTACCGCACCCTCCAGGGCCTCATGATGTAATGCCTGCATCAACGCCCCCGTCGGATTTATGACATCCCCGCCAAAAGGCTCAAAGCCTGATATCAATATTCTTTTCATCCGCTCTCCCCCTGATATCATCCTTTCAATATGCAGCCTATCATTA harbors:
- a CDS encoding pyroglutamyl-peptidase I; this encodes MKRILISGFEPFGGDVINPTGALMQALHHEALEGAVIKTILLPVHFDECAELLIAEMKAFQPDVVISCGLAKGRTAITPERIAINVKDTPPGSYGDNQGQRPVDEPIAAGSPDGLFSTLPIRAMVNEMAAAGIPAAVSNTAGTYICNNTMYRVLDYIRLEQLSVQAGFIHFPASTEMAASAPSVPSLPLSMMLDALRIIIRTIVSETETNTQVETIK